The sequence ATCTACCAATTCCTCGTCCGTTCCCCATCTCTTGGCCTCATTCCTAGTGTTTCTCGTTCGGAACTTATTTGGATTTGCCATTAGCATAGAGCTGCTTGTTAGATGAGTTCTAGGGTTTTGGGTTTTGGCAGATAGCGCCTCAGATTTTTAGCTCTCTGTCTTTTCCCCTAATCTTACGCGAATTCATGGTTTGCAGTCATTTTGTTTCTTATAGATTGTCGTGGGAAGAACGGGTATGGAAACCCTCACCAACGAGGCTGGCGAAGTCACAAGGTTACAAAGCATTTCTTTAGTTTTATTCTTCTTTCCGTTTCTTTATAAGTGACAAGAAAAGTTTGAATCTCGATAAACATTTCTATTCAGtgggtttatttatttattcttcttGTTCTGACGTTTTGTTTGGTCTAAAAAAGTCACTTGCAAGGGATGTTCAATCGAACTATTAGATTATTGGAGTCGGGAATAAAGCCAGTGTAAGTCAGCATTTAATCCTTTCATTTTCTTATTTTGAATACAGTTCTTTGGTTTTCCTGGAACTCTTGATTAAAAGCATAAGTTTCTGTTTTTGTGTATGTGGTGCCAGATATGTATTTGATGGTCAGCCACCAGAATTGAAGAAACAAGAACTTGCCAAGAGGCAAGTCTTTACTAATCTGctatattcttttttcttttatttacatTCTCATGGCTGAATAATGATGTTCTCTAAGTTTGTTGTGATTTTAGATACTCAAAGAGGGAAGATGCAACCAAGGATCTGAACACAGCAATAGAGGTAAGTGCTTCTCCATAATGGTGCTTTCTTACGACCTGAGATGTACTTTATAGGTTGTTTCATTTTCCCCTCATGCTGCTTCTGGTCCCTCTTGTTCTGTTTTTAACCCTTTTAGGTGATGGCTTCTACCATTGCAGACTGGTGACACAGAGGGGATTGAAAAGTATAGCAAAAGGACAGTGAAGGTAGTTTTACATGTTTTTAGTTTTCAACAGATGATATGCCGTGAGGGTCTTGTTGACAACtttttagtcctaaatgatattgatATTTACTTGTGTAAACTAGCACAAGGAAGCTTTAAGTTGTTTCTTGCTGATGTAATCCAAATATTTCAACCTATTTTTTGATATGCTTTTGGAAGAACTATCTGGGCAGCTATTAAACACTATATTACAATGCAATGCTTGTCTGATTGACACGGGGAAATGAATACCATTAGGAATATGATGTAGTTCATATTCAAAGTGAATAGGCTAATTTTTGGTTAGTGTAATGCATTTGACATCTGAAAAAGCGAACTGCAAGCATCTCGTTGCTATTTTATAATTGCTTTCTATTTCTGTTGCTCGTTTCGGATGGATGTCCAAAGTTTCATCAAAATTGGCTGCATTTCTGTAAGCTGTTTATGAGATCAGGCTGTCCACCTATTGGTGACATCATGGTCTGCTTTGGCAGTTAATCTGCCTCAGTCTTATGTTACTTATGATTGACTTATATGTGGACAAGAACAACCAGAGACGGTGACAGGAATTACCAATGGTACCACTCTTACAACAACCATTTCTTCCATAGTGGTTGTACAgaaaacaaacaagaaaatattgatgtataattatttgaatcaaCAATCCTCAATTACATTTATAAAGGACTCAAGATGTTCGATCATTAAGTTTTTCCTGACCTAGTATTCATGAAGTAGAAAAGTTTAATTTGACATCTTTATTATGTTCGAGTAAATTGGCCCATATAGTGAAAATATGGATCTGGGTCAATACAAGCCATTTCAGACTGcatataatttaaaagataatttgTTTATGACCAATGTTTGTGATGTGACCAACTGGCAAGGTAAGTGAATGACCAATAATGTAGGCAATCTGACATGAACCTAGACTTTTTGTTCCCAACTTAGCTGACTCTTGGGTGCAGTTGTTTAGGTGGGATTTGGGATTGAAGATGTCAAATTTTATTAAGACACAAATAGGTAAATGGAATGTTCAAGAGCTGTTTCGGATTCATCAACATGAGAAGCTAAAGAAAGATAAGCAGTCTGATAAAGTAACAAATTTAACTCCTATATATTTGGCAAGAAGAGGATAGATGGATGTATGACTTGTTATTCAAGAAATCACGCGTAAAATGTATCAAGTTCAAAAATTTAGAATTTTAGACAGTATCAGCATTGAAGAAGTATTTATTAGTAGCAGTCATCACCAATTAGTAGGGAAGTCAGTGCTGACAACTGTTTAGTTAATTTGAACTGTAATTCTGCAAAACTCTGAGTATACCTGCTACTTATGCACTAATTTCATGATGATTTTTGGTTTTGCTTGCTAAAAGTTTCCATTTTTTGACAGGTAACTAGACAACATAATGACGATTGCAAACGTCTCTTAAGACTAATGGGTGTGCCTATCATTGAGGTAAAGTTACTAGGTTTAAGTTGCTGTTTGTTGAATGATTGACAGATGCATTCAGACACATACAGGATGAAGTATTACAGCATATCAGGGAGACTTGGTTTTATTGTTTTGCATTGTCCATTCATCAAGTTATCTTTTTCTCCTTATTGCATGATGAATCAAGCTCAACAAGCACTGCTAACGATGACAATGTCCATTTGGCTTGGCATATGAGCATCTTTTGAATAGTTGCATGTGTTTCCTTAATTGATTTTTTAAGCCTTGTTTCAAAAAGCTAAGCTCTCACTTTTTATTCCAAAGGCACCTTGTGAAGCAGAAGCTCAATGTGCAACTCTTTGCAAAAGCGACAAGGTAACTGATGCACttccataaattttattttattgtgataTCCTAAACATATTTTCATCTTTTTTAGTCTTTATGTCTAGGTATATGCTGTTGCATCTGAAGACATGGATTCTTTAACTTTTGGAGCACCGAAATTTCTTCGCCACTTAATGGATCCCAGCTCCAAAAAAATCCCTGTTATGGAATTTGAAGTTTCAAAGGTATGTTTATTTTAAATGACATGACTCTGGTTAATTGAACTACGAGTACACAGATCTCATGCTTATGTTTCAGGTTCTTGAAGAGCTAGAACTCAGCATGGATCAATTCATTGATTTGTGCATTCTCTCTGGATGTGACTACTGTGATAGCATAAAAGGTAAGATACATCTTGCACATATTGCACATTAACAGTGTATACAACACATGCCACATGGATGCAAATATTTGTGCAGATTGATTGACAAATCGTCTTATAACTAAAGTTTATGTTTCCCATGTTTCTGATATCCTTGGTCATGATTCTTGATTCCTTTTCGATAATATTTGTCGGACTTCTATGCTTAGGATGATGAGTATACTTTCTTGCATATGACGTTCTATTTAACCTAAAGAAGGGAAATATATAGAACACATAGAGAATGTATTGAACAATCTCTTTTTGTTTAGACATAGTTGTACTTGTAAATCTCTCAAAAATTTCCAGATAATACTTGTCACTCTTTTAAGGTTATTCAGACATATATTGAGATATAGATAAGACTTATATCACATCTCTCaagttttgattcataatatgGACACATTGATATAAGGCATaacatgcatatacatatatatgtccaGCTCTTTCCAGCTATGAAAATGTTTTTAGATTGATATCATCTGATCCACTTTCAGTTCTAATGGCTCACTATAACAGTGCAGTATAGGGCAATTAGTGGCTCAGTGTTGGAAGTGCCAGCAGCGATTATTATCCGAGGACCAATATACTCTTTGTATCATTGTGACAAATGTAATAAAGTTCCTTTTTTCATATCTTATTTCTGAGCTTAAACTATTACTAAATAAGTGAAGTTAGAGAACTTGCTTAAGGAAAGTCTATCTAGACTATCTTATTCAATTTAGCCACTGGATATAATATTGCAGAGGAATCCATATAAATATCACCAGGGACACACTAGTGAAGAAGTATGCCTCATTTGACATTGTCACTGGCAAGAGGGAACAAGAATGACAAGGTCTTACGTTGAATGTGGTACCAGCACTAAACAAATGGGAATGTTTTAGATGTTCTGCTAGTTTTAACATCCATTATGTCTATTTTAAACAAGGCTATTTTGTCCTAAAATTTATTTAGCTATAATTAGTCTTCCTAAAATTTTGTCATCACCCATTAGTTTTTGCTTTGTGGTATTGTGATCTACGTTCACCACGATTCAGTTCAATGAAGTAATAAGTTAATAACTATAATAACTAGGCTTATGGCCAGGTGGCCCACACATGATTATATATTTGTTTTTATGCACATTTTTCTGCTTGTGCATGTGCATGGGTGTGGCATGTGCACATACATGGGTTTGCACAAATAGAATTGACAAGGTGCACATACATGGGCATTTCCAGATTCAAAGCAATAAATACCCTCCAATTTCTTAATCAACCTTGGTGCCCTTTTACTCTTGTAAGAATCTAATGTGGTGCACCAAGTAAAAGCAGGTTTCAATTCATGGAAACCTTGAGatagtctttttcttttttgggggATTTTGAGCTTTTGCTAGGCATTCTCTGAAATTTGGTATTTATCggcataccaacacatggtatacTGGTACATTGCTATGGGTCTGGCTCTTGATACCTTGGTTAGGTCTAACCATAAATATTTATCTCTAGTGTCTATTTTGGCTAAATGTCTCCTTTATATATTTAGAAATCCCAAGCTAGTATAAGTGAGAAAAGGTTAGGGACTTGGAAACTTATCTGATGAAGtttcttatttttgttaaatTTTCTCGTATGACATAGTATAAAAATACATCCTTTTCTCAATTCATGCTTGAGTGATATTCAAAGAATTTTGATGTAAGGTGCCCATTCTTAATTTGGAAGAGTGTATATGAGCTCTAGAACAGATTATTACTTCTTTTGGTATGCTTGTAATTTTAGTTTCATAATGGATTTTCCATCACTATGCATGTGATACATTCAATTCTTTCTGACTTTATATGTGTTGAAGATCTGTGCTAGATTAGATAGCTGTAAGTAATTGCTTTTGAAGCAGGTATTGGAGGTCAAACAGCTTTGAAGCTTATTCGGCAGCATGGTTGCATAGAGAATATCTTGGAGAACATAAATAAAGAAAGGTAGAGCAAGATTAAAATTGAATCTTAATCTGTTGAGATTGATACCAGATTATACCCTGATCTTATGATATTTATACACTTAGCTGTAAGAACCATAAAGCACAGGTATTGATCGTCATGAAGTTTATTCAATCATATTTCTTAAAAATGGATATTTGTATTGGTTCTTTTATTGTTTATAACATACTCAGAATGAACAAGTTTGCTGTTGAAAGAGTAGCCATATGCATCTATTATGTGTGTCAAACATCCTTGCATTTAAGACAAACATCCACCAAACAAATGCTGATTTGATCCTTTGTTCTCAGAATATTGTGTGTCAAAAATGTCTTGCATTTAAGACAAACATCTATGAAACATGCCAACTTGATCATTTGTTCTCAAGAATGGTG comes from Musa acuminata AAA Group cultivar baxijiao chromosome BXJ3-3, Cavendish_Baxijiao_AAA, whole genome shotgun sequence and encodes:
- the LOC135632847 gene encoding flap endonuclease 1-A-like isoform X3; amino-acid sequence: MGIKGLTKLLADNAPKAMKEQKFESYFGRKIAIDASMSIYQFLIVVGRTGMETLTNEAGEVTSHLQGMFNRTIRLLESGIKPVYVFDGQPPELKKQELAKRYSKREDATKDLNTAIETGDTEGIEKYSKRTVKVTRQHNDDCKRLLRLMGVPIIEAPCEAEAQCATLCKSDKVYAVASEDMDSLTFGAPKFLRHLMDPSSKKIPVMEFEVSKVLEELELSMDQFIDLCILSGCDYCDSIKGIGGQTALKLIRQHGCIENILENINKERYQIPEDWPYQEARHLFKEPNVIMDVPELKWTAPDEEGLVNFLVTENGFNNDRVTKALDKIKAAKNKSSQGRLESFFKPVVSASTPPKRKVLEKVAKETSTNKKSKAVGAKKKK
- the LOC135632847 gene encoding flap endonuclease 1-A-like isoform X1 translates to MGIKGLTKLLADNAPKAMKEQKFESYFGRKIAIDASMSIYQFLIVVGRTGMETLTNEAGEVTSHLQGMFNRTIRLLESGIKPVYVFDGQPPELKKQELAKRYSKREDATKDLNTAIETGDTEGIEKYSKRTVKVTRQHNDDCKRLLRLMGVPIIEAPCEAEAQCATLCKSDKVYAVASEDMDSLTFGAPKFLRHLMDPSSKKIPVMEFEVSKVLEELELSMDQFIDLCILSGCDYCDSIKVQYRAISGSVLEVPAAIIIRGPIYSLYHCDKCIGGQTALKLIRQHGCIENILENINKERYQIPEDWPYQEARHLFKEPNVIMDVPELKWTAPDEEGLVNFLVTENGFNNDRVTKALDKIKAAKNKSSQGRLESFFKPVVSASTPPKRKVLEKVAKETSTNKKSKAVGAKKKK
- the LOC135632847 gene encoding flap endonuclease 1-A-like isoform X2, producing the protein MGIKGLTKLLADNAPKAMKEQKFESYFGRKIAIDASMSIYQFLIVVGRTGMETLTNEAGEVTSHLQGMFNRTIRLLESGIKPVYVFDGQPPELKKQELAKRYSKREDATKDLNTAIETGDTEGIEKYSKRTVKAPCEAEAQCATLCKSDKVYAVASEDMDSLTFGAPKFLRHLMDPSSKKIPVMEFEVSKVLEELELSMDQFIDLCILSGCDYCDSIKVQYRAISGSVLEVPAAIIIRGPIYSLYHCDKCIGGQTALKLIRQHGCIENILENINKERYQIPEDWPYQEARHLFKEPNVIMDVPELKWTAPDEEGLVNFLVTENGFNNDRVTKALDKIKAAKNKSSQGRLESFFKPVVSASTPPKRKVLEKVAKETSTNKKSKAVGAKKKK